In Vicugna pacos chromosome 10, VicPac4, whole genome shotgun sequence, the following proteins share a genomic window:
- the OR5D14 gene encoding olfactory receptor 5D14: protein MAARNLSVKTTFALLGFTDYPELQVPLFLVFLIMYVITVVGNLGMILIIKIHPRFHTPMYFFLSHLSLVDFCYSSIVTPKLLENLVVADKSISYSSCMLQYFLSCSAVVTESFLLAVMAYDRFVAVCNPLLYTVAMSPRLCALLVAGSYLWGMFGPLVLLCYALQLNFSGHNVINHFFCEYTALIAVSSSDIHVPHLLLFGFATFNEVSTLLIILTSYIFIFVTVLNVHSASGRHKAFSTCASHLTAITIFHGTILSLYCIPNSKNSRQTVKVASVFYTVVNPMLNPLIYSLRNKDVKDAFWKLVDTKVSLH from the coding sequence atggctgcaaGAAACCTGAGTGTGAAGACGACCTTTGCCCTCTTGGGTTTCACAGATTACCCAGAGCTTCAAGTTCctctcttccttgtgtttctgatcATGTACGTGATCACGGTGGTAGGGAACCTCGGGATGATATTAATCATCAAAATTCACCCCAGATttcacacccccatgtactttttccttaGTCACCTTTCGTTGGTGGATTTTTGCTACTCCTCCATTGTGACTCCCAAGTTGCTTGAGAACTTGGTCGTGGCTGATAAGAGCATCTCCTACTCCAGCTGCATGCTGCAGTACTTCCTGTCCTGCTCGGCCGTGGTGACTGAGTCCTTCCTGCTGGCggtgatggcctatgaccgctttGTGGCTGTCTGTAATCCTCTGCTCTACACAGTGGCCATGTCACCGAGGCTCTGTGCCCTGCTGGTGGCGGGGTCATATCTCTGGGGTATGTTTGGCCCCCTGGTACTCCTTTGCTATGCTCTCCAACTAAACTTTTCTGGACATAATGTAATCAACCACTTTTTCTGTGAATACACGGCTCTCATCGCTGTCTCGAGTTCAGATATCCACGTCCCCCACCTGCTGCTCTTTGGCTTCGCCACCTTCAATGAGGTGAGCACACTCCTGATCATCCTCACTTCCTACATCTTTATTTTTGTCACAGTGCTGAACGTCCATTCTGCCAGTGGGCGTCACaaagccttctccacctgtgcCTCCCACCTGACCGCCATCACCATCTTCCACGGGACCATCCTTTCCCTCTACTGCATCCCCAACTCGAAAAATTCTCGGCAGACTGTCAAGGTGGCCTCTGTCTTTTACACAGTGGTCAACCCCATGCTGAACCCTCTGATCTACAGCCTGAGGAATAAAGATGTGAAGGATGCCTTCTGGAAATTAGTAGACACAAAAGTCTCACTTCACTGA